In Sorghum bicolor cultivar BTx623 chromosome 10, Sorghum_bicolor_NCBIv3, whole genome shotgun sequence, one genomic interval encodes:
- the LOC8066392 gene encoding DNA-binding protein RHL1 isoform X2, translated as MQRKSLPLCKLFYYYKYYNYWSCSSSYETLATRKTLVRVRDGDEDAVPFLQRRRRVSRFPWPCRPVRLASLRSSQSQPQPRIQPTVAPTSAPISSSSSVSPIRESPAQTQLLTPPKTLHRRGRMVKKASAAAPPDAEADERRRLRSLAFSNGLLQRGDPAAPRAPLAPSPAVTRLQGRDVVRRGGQRKSRYLFSFPGLLAPAASGGRVGELADLGTKNPVLYLEFPQGRMKLFGTHVYPKNKYLTLQMTRSAKGVVCEDVFESLIVFSEAWWVGTKEDNPEELKLEFPKEFQNDGTAADCDFKGGAGGTIDEATGSKAGKEIAEPHSPKFASDDDDASEDSDHKDVNNTQTMSGTPVRQSARNAGKMLKRYTDLSSGGDSSDNDNETAEVPEDLDDKEMVSPEIKDESESEDVKPADSSTVALSSKEPLVQATLSSMFKKAEEKKRSTRSPKGSPATKGAAAKKQRASLMAKQSAGVKKGRFTVVTCIFCSGHLLTLVVLAFGLAELGERKNQRIMAQMMMTTTMMIVTRTGPSNALVVVSDLVHGYRRMGWPSMHN; from the exons ATGCAAAGGAAGAGTTTGCCTCTTTGTAAACTCTTCTATTACTACAAGTATTATAACTATTGGTCTTGTTCATCATCTT ACGAGACTCTCGCTACCCGTAAAACACTCGTCAGAGTCAGAGATGGAGATGAGGATGCCGTTCCGTTTTTACAGCGTCGAAGGCGGGTTAGCCGCTTTCCGTGGCCGTGCCGTCCTGTTCGTCTCGCTTCGCTTCGCTCGTCCCAGTCCCAGCCCCAGCCCCGAATCCAACCAACTGTTGCTCCGACCTCGGCTCCGATCTCCTCCTCATCATCAGTCTCCCCAATCAGGGAATCCCCAGCTCAAACTCAACTTCTAACCCCGCCCAAAACCCTACACCGGAGGGGACGGATGGTCAAgaaggcctccgccgccgcgcccccagacgctgAGGCCGacgagcgccgccgcctccgctcgCTCGCCTTCTCCAACGGCCTGCTCCAGCGAGGCGACCCGGCGGCGCCGCGGGCGCCGCTCGCGCCGTCGCCCGCCGTCACGCGCCTGCAGGGCCGCGACGTCGTGCGCCGGGGCGGCCAGCGGAAGAGCCGCTACCTCTTCTCCTTCCCTGGCCTCCTCGCGCCAGCAGCCTCGGGCGGCCGGGTCGGGGAGCTCGCCGACCTCGGGACCAAGAACCCCGTGCTCTACCTCGAGTTCCCCCAG GGAAGGATGAAGCTCTTCGGGACGCACGTTTACCCCAAGAACAAGTACCTCACGCTGCAGATGACCAGGTCGGCCAAGGGCGTCGTCTGTGAGGACGTCTTCGAGAGCCTG ATTGTGTTTTCTGAAGCCTGGTGGGTTGGAACGAAGGAAGATAACCCAGAAGAACTCAAGCTTGAGTTTCCCAAAGAATTCCAAAAT GATGGCACAGCGGCAGATTGTGATTTCAAAGGTGGTGCAGGTGGTACCATCGATGAAGCAACTGGAAGTAAAGCTGGAAAGGAAATTGCAGAACCTCATTCCCCGAAGTTTGCatccgatgatgatgatgcttcTGAGGATTCAGATCATAAGGATGTGAATAACACACAAACTATGAGTGGAACGCCAGTTAGACAGTCTGCTAGGAATGCAGGGAAAATGTTGAAAAG GTACACAGACTTATCTTCTGGAGGTGATTCGTCTGACAATGATAATGAAACTGCTGAGGTGCCTGAGGACTTGGATGATAAG GAGATGGTGAGTCCAGAAATTAAGGATGAGAGTGAAAGCGAAGACGTCAAACCTGCAGATTCTTCAACAGTAGCCCTTTCTAGCAAGGAGCCTCTTGTTCAGGCTACTTTGTCTAGCATGTTTAAAAAGGCAGAAGAAAAAAAG AGATCTACAAGGAGTCCTAAAGGGTCCCCTGCAACCAAAG GTGCTGCTGCTAAGAAACAGCGAGCAAGTCTAATGGCAAAACAGTCAGCAGGGGTCAAGAAGGGTAGGTTCACTGTTGTGACATGCATCTTCTGTAGTGGACATCTTCTGACATTAGTGGTGCTAGCATTTGGT CTAGCGGAACTCGGGGAAAGAAAAAACCAAAG GATAATGGCAcagatgatgatgacgacgacgatgatgatagTGACGAGGACTGGGCCGAGTAATGCCCTTGTAGTTGTATCGGATCTTGTGCATGGGTACAGAAGGATGGGTTGGCCAAGCATGCATAATTGA
- the LOC8066392 gene encoding DNA-binding protein RHL1 isoform X6, whose translation MVKKASAAAPPDAEADERRRLRSLAFSNGLLQRGDPAAPRAPLAPSPAVTRLQGRDVVRRGGQRKSRYLFSFPGLLAPAASGGRVGELADLGTKNPVLYLEFPQGRMKLFGTHVYPKNKYLTLQMTRSAKGVVCEDVFESLIVFSEAWWVGTKEDNPEELKLEFPKEFQNDGTAADCDFKGGAGGTIDEATGSKAGKEIAEPHSPKFASDDDDASEDSDHKDVNNTQTMSGTPVRQSARNAGKMLKRYTDLSSGGDSSDNDNETAEVPEDLDDKEMVSPEIKDESESEDVKPADSSTVALSSKEPLVQATLSSMFKKAEEKKRSTRSPKGSPATKGAAAKKQRASLMAKQSAGVKKGRFTVVTCIFCSGHLLTLVVLAFGLAELGERKNQRWKKMKSKSSQVPLRIMAQMMMTTTMMIVTRTGPSNALVVVSDLVHGYRRMGWPSMHN comes from the exons ATGGTCAAgaaggcctccgccgccgcgcccccagacgctgAGGCCGacgagcgccgccgcctccgctcgCTCGCCTTCTCCAACGGCCTGCTCCAGCGAGGCGACCCGGCGGCGCCGCGGGCGCCGCTCGCGCCGTCGCCCGCCGTCACGCGCCTGCAGGGCCGCGACGTCGTGCGCCGGGGCGGCCAGCGGAAGAGCCGCTACCTCTTCTCCTTCCCTGGCCTCCTCGCGCCAGCAGCCTCGGGCGGCCGGGTCGGGGAGCTCGCCGACCTCGGGACCAAGAACCCCGTGCTCTACCTCGAGTTCCCCCAG GGAAGGATGAAGCTCTTCGGGACGCACGTTTACCCCAAGAACAAGTACCTCACGCTGCAGATGACCAGGTCGGCCAAGGGCGTCGTCTGTGAGGACGTCTTCGAGAGCCTG ATTGTGTTTTCTGAAGCCTGGTGGGTTGGAACGAAGGAAGATAACCCAGAAGAACTCAAGCTTGAGTTTCCCAAAGAATTCCAAAAT GATGGCACAGCGGCAGATTGTGATTTCAAAGGTGGTGCAGGTGGTACCATCGATGAAGCAACTGGAAGTAAAGCTGGAAAGGAAATTGCAGAACCTCATTCCCCGAAGTTTGCatccgatgatgatgatgcttcTGAGGATTCAGATCATAAGGATGTGAATAACACACAAACTATGAGTGGAACGCCAGTTAGACAGTCTGCTAGGAATGCAGGGAAAATGTTGAAAAG GTACACAGACTTATCTTCTGGAGGTGATTCGTCTGACAATGATAATGAAACTGCTGAGGTGCCTGAGGACTTGGATGATAAG GAGATGGTGAGTCCAGAAATTAAGGATGAGAGTGAAAGCGAAGACGTCAAACCTGCAGATTCTTCAACAGTAGCCCTTTCTAGCAAGGAGCCTCTTGTTCAGGCTACTTTGTCTAGCATGTTTAAAAAGGCAGAAGAAAAAAAG AGATCTACAAGGAGTCCTAAAGGGTCCCCTGCAACCAAAG GTGCTGCTGCTAAGAAACAGCGAGCAAGTCTAATGGCAAAACAGTCAGCAGGGGTCAAGAAGGGTAGGTTCACTGTTGTGACATGCATCTTCTGTAGTGGACATCTTCTGACATTAGTGGTGCTAGCATTTGGT CTAGCGGAACTCGGGGAAAGAAAAAACCAAAG GTGGAAGAAGATGAAATCGAAGAGCTCTCAAGTTCCTCTCAG GATAATGGCAcagatgatgatgacgacgacgatgatgatagTGACGAGGACTGGGCCGAGTAATGCCCTTGTAGTTGTATCGGATCTTGTGCATGGGTACAGAAGGATGGGTTGGCCAAGCATGCATAATTGA
- the LOC8066391 gene encoding uncharacterized protein LOC8066391: protein MGISHPLSDEYDALRGAVLSPQTTPPSSPLAHHHHLLEHEVTRMDTLAGIAIKYGVEISDIKRANSLVTDSQMFAHKTLLIPLPGMPMPSSVKLNGSDQKTKRAWAPNHRQNRDALDSLDSSKSGQQGASPAMSTLQRYYGLTSEKGNTMNLSTEMSVYHKGGLQSNLSETLLNPSAAPGTNDTDRSCDFEAPASTGFSATNIANGTKGGMAAKPKQDGSVRRRQKVEAEPNTTNTHDDFLADPIKAIKSLLPRPVSSIRLNMDTGSPDSSQKTSMSFLNGLKSVTVRKSPSAPSFVDAENGVSMWSSSKWTFNHDSFTRPLLDGLPKPVSARRTKTALD from the exons ATGGGGATCTCTCACCCTCTCTCCGACGAGTACGACGCCCTCCGCGGCGCCGTCCTCTCGCCGCAGACGACGCCTCCCTCGTCGCCGCtcgcccaccaccaccacctcctggaGCACGAGGTTACTCGGATGGACACGCTCGCCGGCATCGCCATCAAGTACGGCGTCGAG ATATCTGACATTAAGAGGGCAAACAGTTTAGTCACTGACAGCCAGATGTTTGCACACAAAACGTTGCTCATACCTCTACCAGGAATGCCCATGCCATCCTCTGTGAAGCTGAATGGTTCTGATCAAAAAACGAAAAG AGCATGGGCACCAAACCATCGGCAGAACAGAGATGCTCTTGATTCACTAGATTCATCCAAGTCTGGTCAGCAGGGGGCGTCACCTGCAATGAGTACCCTGCAGAGATACTATGGCCTAACATCTGAGAAAGGAAATACCATGAATCTCAGCACTGAAATGTCTGTGTACCATAAGGGCGGCTTGCAGAGTAACCTCAGCGAAACATTGCTCAATCCTTCTGCAGCTCCAGGCACGAATGATACCGACAGAAGCTGCGATTTTGAAGCACCAGCTAGTACTGGCTTTTCAGCAACAAACATTGCCAACGGGACCAAGGGTGGCATGGCAGCCAAACCAAAGCAAGACGGTTCGGTGCGGCGGCGACAGAAAGTGGAAGCGGAGCCTAACACAACGAACACCCATGATGATTTTTTAGCAGATCCAATTAAGGCGATCAAGAGTCTGTTGCCACGGCCAGTTTCCAGCATCCGTCTAAACATGGATACAGGCAGCCCAGATTCCAGCCAGAAGACCAGCATGTCGTTCCTTAATGGGTTAAAATCTGTGACTGTGAGGAAGTCGCCGAGCGCACCAAGCTTTGTAGATGCGGAGAATGGAGTCTCAATGTGGTCGAGTTCAAAGTGGACCTTCAACCATGACTCCTTCACCCGACCGTTGCTTGATGGCCTGcccaaaccagtgtcagctcgGAGGACCAAAACTGCATTGGACTGA
- the LOC8066392 gene encoding DNA-binding protein RHL1 isoform X4, which yields MQRKSLPLCKLFYYYKYYNYWSCSSSYETLATRKTLVRVRDGDEDAVPFLQRRRRVSRFPWPCRPVRLASLRSSQSQPQPRIQPTVAPTSAPISSSSSVSPIRESPAQTQLLTPPKTLHRRGRMVKKASAAAPPDAEADERRRLRSLAFSNGLLQRGDPAAPRAPLAPSPAVTRLQGRDVVRRGGQRKSRYLFSFPGLLAPAASGGRVGELADLGTKNPVLYLEFPQGRMKLFGTHVYPKNKYLTLQMTRSAKGVVCEDVFESLIVFSEAWWVGTKEDNPEELKLEFPKEFQNDGTAADCDFKGGAGGTIDEATGSKAGKEIAEPHSPKFASDDDDASEDSDHKDVNNTQTMSGTPVRQSARNAGKMLKRYTDLSSGGDSSDNDNETAEVPEDLDDKEMVSPEIKDESESEDVKPADSSTVALSSKEPLVQATLSSMFKKAEEKKLAELGERKNQRWKKMKSKSSQVPLRIMAQMMMTTTMMIVTRTGPSNALVVVSDLVHGYRRMGWPSMHN from the exons ATGCAAAGGAAGAGTTTGCCTCTTTGTAAACTCTTCTATTACTACAAGTATTATAACTATTGGTCTTGTTCATCATCTT ACGAGACTCTCGCTACCCGTAAAACACTCGTCAGAGTCAGAGATGGAGATGAGGATGCCGTTCCGTTTTTACAGCGTCGAAGGCGGGTTAGCCGCTTTCCGTGGCCGTGCCGTCCTGTTCGTCTCGCTTCGCTTCGCTCGTCCCAGTCCCAGCCCCAGCCCCGAATCCAACCAACTGTTGCTCCGACCTCGGCTCCGATCTCCTCCTCATCATCAGTCTCCCCAATCAGGGAATCCCCAGCTCAAACTCAACTTCTAACCCCGCCCAAAACCCTACACCGGAGGGGACGGATGGTCAAgaaggcctccgccgccgcgcccccagacgctgAGGCCGacgagcgccgccgcctccgctcgCTCGCCTTCTCCAACGGCCTGCTCCAGCGAGGCGACCCGGCGGCGCCGCGGGCGCCGCTCGCGCCGTCGCCCGCCGTCACGCGCCTGCAGGGCCGCGACGTCGTGCGCCGGGGCGGCCAGCGGAAGAGCCGCTACCTCTTCTCCTTCCCTGGCCTCCTCGCGCCAGCAGCCTCGGGCGGCCGGGTCGGGGAGCTCGCCGACCTCGGGACCAAGAACCCCGTGCTCTACCTCGAGTTCCCCCAG GGAAGGATGAAGCTCTTCGGGACGCACGTTTACCCCAAGAACAAGTACCTCACGCTGCAGATGACCAGGTCGGCCAAGGGCGTCGTCTGTGAGGACGTCTTCGAGAGCCTG ATTGTGTTTTCTGAAGCCTGGTGGGTTGGAACGAAGGAAGATAACCCAGAAGAACTCAAGCTTGAGTTTCCCAAAGAATTCCAAAAT GATGGCACAGCGGCAGATTGTGATTTCAAAGGTGGTGCAGGTGGTACCATCGATGAAGCAACTGGAAGTAAAGCTGGAAAGGAAATTGCAGAACCTCATTCCCCGAAGTTTGCatccgatgatgatgatgcttcTGAGGATTCAGATCATAAGGATGTGAATAACACACAAACTATGAGTGGAACGCCAGTTAGACAGTCTGCTAGGAATGCAGGGAAAATGTTGAAAAG GTACACAGACTTATCTTCTGGAGGTGATTCGTCTGACAATGATAATGAAACTGCTGAGGTGCCTGAGGACTTGGATGATAAG GAGATGGTGAGTCCAGAAATTAAGGATGAGAGTGAAAGCGAAGACGTCAAACCTGCAGATTCTTCAACAGTAGCCCTTTCTAGCAAGGAGCCTCTTGTTCAGGCTACTTTGTCTAGCATGTTTAAAAAGGCAGAAGAAAAAAAG CTAGCGGAACTCGGGGAAAGAAAAAACCAAAG GTGGAAGAAGATGAAATCGAAGAGCTCTCAAGTTCCTCTCAG GATAATGGCAcagatgatgatgacgacgacgatgatgatagTGACGAGGACTGGGCCGAGTAATGCCCTTGTAGTTGTATCGGATCTTGTGCATGGGTACAGAAGGATGGGTTGGCCAAGCATGCATAATTGA
- the LOC8066392 gene encoding DNA-binding protein RHL1 isoform X1 has product MQRKSLPLCKLFYYYKYYNYWSCSSSYETLATRKTLVRVRDGDEDAVPFLQRRRRVSRFPWPCRPVRLASLRSSQSQPQPRIQPTVAPTSAPISSSSSVSPIRESPAQTQLLTPPKTLHRRGRMVKKASAAAPPDAEADERRRLRSLAFSNGLLQRGDPAAPRAPLAPSPAVTRLQGRDVVRRGGQRKSRYLFSFPGLLAPAASGGRVGELADLGTKNPVLYLEFPQGRMKLFGTHVYPKNKYLTLQMTRSAKGVVCEDVFESLIVFSEAWWVGTKEDNPEELKLEFPKEFQNDGTAADCDFKGGAGGTIDEATGSKAGKEIAEPHSPKFASDDDDASEDSDHKDVNNTQTMSGTPVRQSARNAGKMLKRYTDLSSGGDSSDNDNETAEVPEDLDDKEMVSPEIKDESESEDVKPADSSTVALSSKEPLVQATLSSMFKKAEEKKRSTRSPKGSPATKGAAAKKQRASLMAKQSAGVKKGRFTVVTCIFCSGHLLTLVVLAFGLAELGERKNQRWKKMKSKSSQVPLRIMAQMMMTTTMMIVTRTGPSNALVVVSDLVHGYRRMGWPSMHN; this is encoded by the exons ATGCAAAGGAAGAGTTTGCCTCTTTGTAAACTCTTCTATTACTACAAGTATTATAACTATTGGTCTTGTTCATCATCTT ACGAGACTCTCGCTACCCGTAAAACACTCGTCAGAGTCAGAGATGGAGATGAGGATGCCGTTCCGTTTTTACAGCGTCGAAGGCGGGTTAGCCGCTTTCCGTGGCCGTGCCGTCCTGTTCGTCTCGCTTCGCTTCGCTCGTCCCAGTCCCAGCCCCAGCCCCGAATCCAACCAACTGTTGCTCCGACCTCGGCTCCGATCTCCTCCTCATCATCAGTCTCCCCAATCAGGGAATCCCCAGCTCAAACTCAACTTCTAACCCCGCCCAAAACCCTACACCGGAGGGGACGGATGGTCAAgaaggcctccgccgccgcgcccccagacgctgAGGCCGacgagcgccgccgcctccgctcgCTCGCCTTCTCCAACGGCCTGCTCCAGCGAGGCGACCCGGCGGCGCCGCGGGCGCCGCTCGCGCCGTCGCCCGCCGTCACGCGCCTGCAGGGCCGCGACGTCGTGCGCCGGGGCGGCCAGCGGAAGAGCCGCTACCTCTTCTCCTTCCCTGGCCTCCTCGCGCCAGCAGCCTCGGGCGGCCGGGTCGGGGAGCTCGCCGACCTCGGGACCAAGAACCCCGTGCTCTACCTCGAGTTCCCCCAG GGAAGGATGAAGCTCTTCGGGACGCACGTTTACCCCAAGAACAAGTACCTCACGCTGCAGATGACCAGGTCGGCCAAGGGCGTCGTCTGTGAGGACGTCTTCGAGAGCCTG ATTGTGTTTTCTGAAGCCTGGTGGGTTGGAACGAAGGAAGATAACCCAGAAGAACTCAAGCTTGAGTTTCCCAAAGAATTCCAAAAT GATGGCACAGCGGCAGATTGTGATTTCAAAGGTGGTGCAGGTGGTACCATCGATGAAGCAACTGGAAGTAAAGCTGGAAAGGAAATTGCAGAACCTCATTCCCCGAAGTTTGCatccgatgatgatgatgcttcTGAGGATTCAGATCATAAGGATGTGAATAACACACAAACTATGAGTGGAACGCCAGTTAGACAGTCTGCTAGGAATGCAGGGAAAATGTTGAAAAG GTACACAGACTTATCTTCTGGAGGTGATTCGTCTGACAATGATAATGAAACTGCTGAGGTGCCTGAGGACTTGGATGATAAG GAGATGGTGAGTCCAGAAATTAAGGATGAGAGTGAAAGCGAAGACGTCAAACCTGCAGATTCTTCAACAGTAGCCCTTTCTAGCAAGGAGCCTCTTGTTCAGGCTACTTTGTCTAGCATGTTTAAAAAGGCAGAAGAAAAAAAG AGATCTACAAGGAGTCCTAAAGGGTCCCCTGCAACCAAAG GTGCTGCTGCTAAGAAACAGCGAGCAAGTCTAATGGCAAAACAGTCAGCAGGGGTCAAGAAGGGTAGGTTCACTGTTGTGACATGCATCTTCTGTAGTGGACATCTTCTGACATTAGTGGTGCTAGCATTTGGT CTAGCGGAACTCGGGGAAAGAAAAAACCAAAG GTGGAAGAAGATGAAATCGAAGAGCTCTCAAGTTCCTCTCAG GATAATGGCAcagatgatgatgacgacgacgatgatgatagTGACGAGGACTGGGCCGAGTAATGCCCTTGTAGTTGTATCGGATCTTGTGCATGGGTACAGAAGGATGGGTTGGCCAAGCATGCATAATTGA
- the LOC8066392 gene encoding DNA-binding protein RHL1 isoform X3, translating into MQRKSLPLCKLFYYYKYYNYWSCSSSYETLATRKTLVRVRDGDEDAVPFLQRRRRVSRFPWPCRPVRLASLRSSQSQPQPRIQPTVAPTSAPISSSSSVSPIRESPAQTQLLTPPKTLHRRGRMVKKASAAAPPDAEADERRRLRSLAFSNGLLQRGDPAAPRAPLAPSPAVTRLQGRDVVRRGGQRKSRYLFSFPGLLAPAASGGRVGELADLGTKNPVLYLEFPQGRMKLFGTHVYPKNKYLTLQMTRSAKGVVCEDVFESLIVFSEAWWVGTKEDNPEELKLEFPKEFQNDGTAADCDFKGGAGGTIDEATGSKAGKEIAEPHSPKFASDDDDASEDSDHKDVNNTQTMSGTPVRQSARNAGKMLKRYTDLSSGGDSSDNDNETAEVPEDLDDKEMVSPEIKDESESEDVKPADSSTVALSSKEPLVQATLSSMFKKAEEKKRSTRSPKGSPATKGAAAKKQRASLMAKQSAGVKKASGTRGKKKPKVEEDEIEELSSSSQDNGTDDDDDDDDDSDEDWAE; encoded by the exons ATGCAAAGGAAGAGTTTGCCTCTTTGTAAACTCTTCTATTACTACAAGTATTATAACTATTGGTCTTGTTCATCATCTT ACGAGACTCTCGCTACCCGTAAAACACTCGTCAGAGTCAGAGATGGAGATGAGGATGCCGTTCCGTTTTTACAGCGTCGAAGGCGGGTTAGCCGCTTTCCGTGGCCGTGCCGTCCTGTTCGTCTCGCTTCGCTTCGCTCGTCCCAGTCCCAGCCCCAGCCCCGAATCCAACCAACTGTTGCTCCGACCTCGGCTCCGATCTCCTCCTCATCATCAGTCTCCCCAATCAGGGAATCCCCAGCTCAAACTCAACTTCTAACCCCGCCCAAAACCCTACACCGGAGGGGACGGATGGTCAAgaaggcctccgccgccgcgcccccagacgctgAGGCCGacgagcgccgccgcctccgctcgCTCGCCTTCTCCAACGGCCTGCTCCAGCGAGGCGACCCGGCGGCGCCGCGGGCGCCGCTCGCGCCGTCGCCCGCCGTCACGCGCCTGCAGGGCCGCGACGTCGTGCGCCGGGGCGGCCAGCGGAAGAGCCGCTACCTCTTCTCCTTCCCTGGCCTCCTCGCGCCAGCAGCCTCGGGCGGCCGGGTCGGGGAGCTCGCCGACCTCGGGACCAAGAACCCCGTGCTCTACCTCGAGTTCCCCCAG GGAAGGATGAAGCTCTTCGGGACGCACGTTTACCCCAAGAACAAGTACCTCACGCTGCAGATGACCAGGTCGGCCAAGGGCGTCGTCTGTGAGGACGTCTTCGAGAGCCTG ATTGTGTTTTCTGAAGCCTGGTGGGTTGGAACGAAGGAAGATAACCCAGAAGAACTCAAGCTTGAGTTTCCCAAAGAATTCCAAAAT GATGGCACAGCGGCAGATTGTGATTTCAAAGGTGGTGCAGGTGGTACCATCGATGAAGCAACTGGAAGTAAAGCTGGAAAGGAAATTGCAGAACCTCATTCCCCGAAGTTTGCatccgatgatgatgatgcttcTGAGGATTCAGATCATAAGGATGTGAATAACACACAAACTATGAGTGGAACGCCAGTTAGACAGTCTGCTAGGAATGCAGGGAAAATGTTGAAAAG GTACACAGACTTATCTTCTGGAGGTGATTCGTCTGACAATGATAATGAAACTGCTGAGGTGCCTGAGGACTTGGATGATAAG GAGATGGTGAGTCCAGAAATTAAGGATGAGAGTGAAAGCGAAGACGTCAAACCTGCAGATTCTTCAACAGTAGCCCTTTCTAGCAAGGAGCCTCTTGTTCAGGCTACTTTGTCTAGCATGTTTAAAAAGGCAGAAGAAAAAAAG AGATCTACAAGGAGTCCTAAAGGGTCCCCTGCAACCAAAG GTGCTGCTGCTAAGAAACAGCGAGCAAGTCTAATGGCAAAACAGTCAGCAGGGGTCAAGAAGG CTAGCGGAACTCGGGGAAAGAAAAAACCAAAG GTGGAAGAAGATGAAATCGAAGAGCTCTCAAGTTCCTCTCAG GATAATGGCAcagatgatgatgacgacgacgatgatgatagTGACGAGGACTGGGCCGAGTAA
- the LOC8066392 gene encoding DNA-binding protein RHL1 isoform X5 has product MQRKSLPLCKLFYYYKYYNYWSCSSSYETLATRKTLVRVRDGDEDAVPFLQRRRRVSRFPWPCRPVRLASLRSSQSQPQPRIQPTVAPTSAPISSSSSVSPIRESPAQTQLLTPPKTLHRRGRMVKKASAAAPPDAEADERRRLRSLAFSNGLLQRGDPAAPRAPLAPSPAVTRLQGRDVVRRGGQRKSRYLFSFPGLLAPAASGGRVGELADLGTKNPVLYLEFPQGRMKLFGTHVYPKNKYLTLQMTRSAKGVVCEDVFESLIVFSEAWWVGTKEDNPEELKLEFPKEFQNDGTAADCDFKGGAGGTIDEATGSKAGKEIAEPHSPKFASDDDDASEDSDHKDVNNTQTMSGTPVRQSARNAGKMLKRYTDLSSGGDSSDNDNETAEVPEDLDDKEMVSPEIKDESESEDVKPADSSTVALSSKEPLVQATLSSMFKKAEEKKRSTRSPKGSPATKGAAAKKQRASLMAKQSAGVKKASGTRGKKKPKDNGTDDDDDDDDDSDEDWAE; this is encoded by the exons ATGCAAAGGAAGAGTTTGCCTCTTTGTAAACTCTTCTATTACTACAAGTATTATAACTATTGGTCTTGTTCATCATCTT ACGAGACTCTCGCTACCCGTAAAACACTCGTCAGAGTCAGAGATGGAGATGAGGATGCCGTTCCGTTTTTACAGCGTCGAAGGCGGGTTAGCCGCTTTCCGTGGCCGTGCCGTCCTGTTCGTCTCGCTTCGCTTCGCTCGTCCCAGTCCCAGCCCCAGCCCCGAATCCAACCAACTGTTGCTCCGACCTCGGCTCCGATCTCCTCCTCATCATCAGTCTCCCCAATCAGGGAATCCCCAGCTCAAACTCAACTTCTAACCCCGCCCAAAACCCTACACCGGAGGGGACGGATGGTCAAgaaggcctccgccgccgcgcccccagacgctgAGGCCGacgagcgccgccgcctccgctcgCTCGCCTTCTCCAACGGCCTGCTCCAGCGAGGCGACCCGGCGGCGCCGCGGGCGCCGCTCGCGCCGTCGCCCGCCGTCACGCGCCTGCAGGGCCGCGACGTCGTGCGCCGGGGCGGCCAGCGGAAGAGCCGCTACCTCTTCTCCTTCCCTGGCCTCCTCGCGCCAGCAGCCTCGGGCGGCCGGGTCGGGGAGCTCGCCGACCTCGGGACCAAGAACCCCGTGCTCTACCTCGAGTTCCCCCAG GGAAGGATGAAGCTCTTCGGGACGCACGTTTACCCCAAGAACAAGTACCTCACGCTGCAGATGACCAGGTCGGCCAAGGGCGTCGTCTGTGAGGACGTCTTCGAGAGCCTG ATTGTGTTTTCTGAAGCCTGGTGGGTTGGAACGAAGGAAGATAACCCAGAAGAACTCAAGCTTGAGTTTCCCAAAGAATTCCAAAAT GATGGCACAGCGGCAGATTGTGATTTCAAAGGTGGTGCAGGTGGTACCATCGATGAAGCAACTGGAAGTAAAGCTGGAAAGGAAATTGCAGAACCTCATTCCCCGAAGTTTGCatccgatgatgatgatgcttcTGAGGATTCAGATCATAAGGATGTGAATAACACACAAACTATGAGTGGAACGCCAGTTAGACAGTCTGCTAGGAATGCAGGGAAAATGTTGAAAAG GTACACAGACTTATCTTCTGGAGGTGATTCGTCTGACAATGATAATGAAACTGCTGAGGTGCCTGAGGACTTGGATGATAAG GAGATGGTGAGTCCAGAAATTAAGGATGAGAGTGAAAGCGAAGACGTCAAACCTGCAGATTCTTCAACAGTAGCCCTTTCTAGCAAGGAGCCTCTTGTTCAGGCTACTTTGTCTAGCATGTTTAAAAAGGCAGAAGAAAAAAAG AGATCTACAAGGAGTCCTAAAGGGTCCCCTGCAACCAAAG GTGCTGCTGCTAAGAAACAGCGAGCAAGTCTAATGGCAAAACAGTCAGCAGGGGTCAAGAAGG CTAGCGGAACTCGGGGAAAGAAAAAACCAAAG GATAATGGCAcagatgatgatgacgacgacgatgatgatagTGACGAGGACTGGGCCGAGTAA